In Xylanibacter ruminicola 23, a single genomic region encodes these proteins:
- a CDS encoding GNAT family N-acetyltransferase, giving the protein MFEIKRYTPDLATEWNQFVATSKNGTFLFDRNYMDYHADRFTDFSLMIYRRGKLYALLPGNVDGDTFYSHQGLTYGGLLMNGKATAADVVEIFKLLAEKWRSMGLKKVVYKPVPWIYHEQPSEEDLYAIVEVFDVRITRSLSTTISREQPNTWYRIRKSGAEKALQAGVVIEETEDYQPFWKILSANLQERYSLKPVHTLDEIMLLHERFPEQIRLFVAKEDCETIGGCVLYLTNQVVHSQYIAANPRGRELHALDGLFEQVISLSFCNHRFFDFGISTENQGTYLNKQLIYQKEGFGGRGICYDWYKWSL; this is encoded by the coding sequence ATGTTCGAAATAAAACGATACACACCCGACTTGGCCACCGAATGGAACCAGTTCGTGGCTACATCGAAGAACGGCACTTTCCTCTTCGATCGTAACTATATGGACTATCATGCTGACCGATTCACAGATTTCTCGCTGATGATTTATCGCCGAGGAAAACTCTATGCGTTGCTGCCCGGTAATGTGGATGGCGATACGTTTTATTCGCATCAGGGCTTAACGTACGGCGGACTGCTCATGAACGGCAAGGCTACAGCTGCCGATGTTGTTGAGATATTTAAACTATTGGCAGAAAAATGGCGCTCAATGGGTTTAAAGAAAGTGGTGTATAAACCTGTGCCTTGGATATATCACGAGCAACCTTCGGAAGAAGATCTTTATGCTATCGTTGAGGTTTTCGATGTGCGTATTACACGTAGTTTATCTACAACCATCTCCCGTGAGCAGCCAAATACGTGGTATCGTATCAGAAAAAGTGGGGCAGAAAAGGCCCTGCAGGCAGGTGTGGTGATCGAGGAAACCGAGGACTATCAGCCTTTCTGGAAAATTCTGTCGGCTAATCTGCAAGAGCGATATAGCCTGAAACCTGTGCATACACTCGATGAAATAATGTTGTTGCACGAGCGTTTTCCTGAGCAAATACGTTTGTTTGTTGCAAAAGAAGATTGCGAAACCATTGGTGGTTGTGTGCTTTATCTTACTAATCAGGTGGTTCATTCGCAATACATTGCAGCCAACCCAAGGGGGAGAGAGTTGCATGCACTCGATGGATTGTTTGAGCAGGTGATCAGTCTGTCTTTTTGTAATCATCGATTTTTTGATTTTGGTATCTCAACCGAAAATCAAGGTACATATTTGAATAAACAATTGATTTATCAGAAGGAGGGTTTTGGAGGGCGTGGCATTTGCTACGATTGGTATAAATGGTCACTTTGA
- a CDS encoding lactate utilization protein C, giving the protein MSNKDDILKRYRANVREKYDMPDLSDIKATTYPNPLVQFVKMTEMVGGQVIEVDPGRDINVLIKELFPDAKEIASNLPEITIATRNPDTVGRARDLNGTDVGIIRGKFGVAENACIWIPQTMKEKAVCFISENLIILLPKSQIVNNMHEAYKRIEFDNEYDGYGTFISGPSKTADIAQVLVMGAQAARSATVLLLPE; this is encoded by the coding sequence ATGAGTAACAAAGACGATATTCTGAAGAGATACAGGGCGAATGTGAGAGAGAAATACGACATGCCCGATTTGAGTGATATCAAAGCAACCACCTACCCCAACCCACTGGTTCAGTTTGTGAAGATGACAGAGATGGTAGGCGGACAAGTGATAGAAGTTGATCCTGGCCGCGATATCAACGTGCTTATCAAGGAGTTGTTTCCTGACGCCAAGGAGATTGCCTCAAATCTGCCAGAGATAACCATCGCCACTAGAAATCCTGATACTGTTGGCAGAGCCCGCGATCTTAACGGCACAGATGTTGGCATTATCCGAGGTAAATTTGGTGTAGCAGAAAACGCGTGCATCTGGATTCCACAAACCATGAAGGAGAAAGCCGTTTGCTTCATCTCCGAGAATCTGATCATCCTGCTACCTAAGAGTCAGATTGTAAACAACATGCACGAGGCTTACAAGCGCATTGAGTTTGATAACGAATACGATGGATATGGTACGTTTATCAGCGGACCGTCGAAAACGGCAGATATTGCACAAGTACTGGTGATGGGTGCCCAAGCGGCCCGAAGCGCCACCGTATTACTACTGCCAGAATAA